In Shewanella glacialimarina, the genomic stretch TGCTAAACGTAAATCGGCACCATCAACTGATCGCACTGAACTGTCATAGCCTAAACTCGCCCACACCAATGCACTCATCAATATTGCACCGCCGCCTATTATCAAAGGCAAACGCAGTTTACGACCTAACTTAGGTGCTATAACCGTATCTTGGCTGCTGGTATCTTTAATCATCTTGGTTCCTCGGTCGGTGCGAACAACACACCTTTCACATATATACCAAGACAAAGCACAAGCCATGCCAATTATTATTTATTGTTATTTTTCATAATGATAGTCATTTAAAAAGATAACAGGACAGTCTAAAAGTGTCCGCGGACAGGGTTAATAACTGTCCGGTTATTAAGGAAGTGTCCGAACGGACACTTATACTTCATAAAACATAAGGATTATTAAGGCGAAATGATGTCGATCCGATAAGATTCTGAGTTGCTGATGGCTGATGGCTGAATACCGATAAATAACTTTTAACTCACTTATCAATAAAATGAGTTAATAATTACACTCTAAATATTAACCATAAAACAGGGGCATCATCTGGTATACAGGTTACTTGATAGAAAATGGTGCGCAGCCATGTGGCTTAAATTGAACAAGCTGAATACTGCCAATAATCGTGGTATGACAACAATCAACATCACTTAATCAATAGGATGAATTAGGTGTGCTTTCAGGATTTATATCACCATAAACTTCTTCAGGATCAACATCATTTATCAGTAAAGTCTCCCTTACTGTTTCAATGTGATCTAATATTTTTTGATAATCATCACCATATTCATATTTAGTGACTTCAATTGACTTTGGCATATAGGTAAAAGCAATTTTCAATGCATTTAACGCTGACGGGTTCATTTTTTCGCTCATGTAAAACTCCTTATCGAATTGTTTGTATTAAAAACCTTAAACCTTTAAATTACTTATCAATAATTTAGCAACTAGCCGTACCACTAAATTGGCTTACATATTTACACCCTGTTAGCTTTAAAATGGCTAGTAAGACTCGCTTATTTACAGTTGGCTAGACACTAACTGACTTTACACAGAGGTTCAAATAAAACCACTGTTTTTATTGGTAATATTGCTAAATTAATGGGAGTTCGTCACAAGCAGATTTGTGTAATTAATCCTCAATGGTGATAAAGAATACCCCCTAGGTGGCTTAACTTCGCGCATACACATAGAACCATAGGCACCAATCACACACCACAACAAATCTAATTGCGAATGATTTGCGTTTATATTAATATCGACGCTTATAAAATGATGAAATGGAAATTCTTAGGTGTTACTTATTCAAGTCCTTGTTATCGCGCTAAGCATATCCGGCGTGACGCTTTGCTATATCTCCAGTAAACATCAGCGATTACTGAAACATAACTTACCAATGGCATACGCTATGTGCGGCGTTGGCGCTTTGTTTGTGTCACTTTATGGCTGGTTGCAAATATTAAGTCCCACAGCGGCATTTTTTACCTGGTGTTTTACCATCATCACCCTAATGATTAGCCTCCCCTTCTTAACACTTTTATCCCCAAAGGGGCGTCACTGATGACACGCTTAACCGTTGAAAATCGAATTCAGCCACACTGGTGGTCAAAAACCATTATCGCCATAGTGCTGGGGTTATTACTGAGCTACGGCATTATCGCTATTTTTGCTTGGTTTGGGCCTGGCGGCATTGATGCGCCGATGAAAGTGCAACTTAATATGTGGTTAATCAGTTTGATTTGGTTACCTATTTTGGCACTTATTTATCTTTTTAAATCCGCACGCAGCGCATTTTTCAACATGCTGTTTATTAACCTTATCGTCTATTTTATATTGGCGAGCTTATGGTGGTTACAATGAAAATTCGCTCAGACATATTGCGAACTTACCAATCAATTCACACCTGGACAGGCATTACGACTGGACTAGTGCTGTTTATTGCCTTTTATGCTGGGTCATTAACGCTGTTCAAACCCCAAATAACCCAGTGGGCTACCCCCAGCTCAGCCTACTTAAATCATACGCCAGCAATTGAGTTAGACAATTTAATTACGCAGGCTATGGAAGAATTTCCTGAGGTAAGTGAAGGATTTATTGTTAACCTTGAACAGGATGCATCGTCACTATCTTGGTATGAAAAAGGTGGCGGTAGAGGCCTTAGACTGGACGATGAACTTAAACATGCTGCTTTTGATCAAAATAATAATCTAGTCACTCAGGTAAGTGATCAAAATAAGCTCGGGGCGTTAATTGACAAGCTCCATCGTACCGCAGGAATTCCAGGTACATTAGGCCATGAAGATATTGGGGTGCTAATACTAGGCGTTGCCGCTGGCTTGTATTTTATTGCGCTAATTTCTGGGGTTATTATCCTATTACCGACGCTGGTAAAGTACTTATTGGCACTTAGAACCCATAAGGGCAATAAACGTTTTTGGCTTGATAGTCACAACGTCGTCGGTGTGCTGAGTTTACCCTTTCATATCATCATTGCGTGGACAGCATTTGTGTTTGCATTTCATGACCCATTCTATGGTGGGTTAACTGTGGTATATGGCGACAAGCCTTTATTTGCACAGCAAGAAAAAAGCGAAATAACTTATCCTATTAGTGAGTTACATTCCATTGAAACCTATATTAATAAAGCTAACGCAATTGCACCAGAACACCAGGTTAGCCGCTTAGAATTCAGCAAACTATCTTCAACATCGCCTACTTTAGCAATACAGTTGGCATCATCTGGCAGAATACAGCGTGGCGCATATTCCGATGTGCTGTATCTTCACCCTTATACTCTAGAGCAAGGTTATACCTCAATCAGCCAGCCAGAAGATGGTCTATTCGGCCCTATGGTCAATAGTTTTGTGTCATTGCATTTTGGTAATTATGCGGGCAATTATGGACGCTGGATGTATTTTGCATTGGGATTAATGGGCGCATTCTTATTTTACAGTGGCAACTTACTTTGGCTTGAAAAACGCAGGCAAAAACAAGCAATTCAATCACGTTCGATTCGCATAATGTCATCATTAACGATTGGAATTTGTGTTGGCTCAATGCTAGGTGTTGCTATTACAATGCTAGCAAGTAAATGGTTGTATTTATTATCATTACCAATTAACAATTACTACTTAAGCTGTTATTACAGTCTCTTTTTTATCGCACTTGGCTATAGCTTTTATCGGGGAGCGGCACTTGCTGCTATTCACTTACTGTATGTGTTGGCTGCAGCTTGTCTGTTGATTCCACTAACATCTATTTTGTTCTCAACACTATCGACAGCCACCTTAGCATTTGATGGTAATACCGCCATTGTTGACGTCATCGCTTTTATATTCGCAATCGTATTTTTCAGCGCAGCTAAAAAAGCTAAATACAGGGCTTATCATGGTGAGCCAGACAGTATTTGGGCGATTACCACAACCACTTCAAATAATGCGATTGCGCCAGTACCCCAGTCAGCAAATTAATCTGGCTTAAAATCAAATGGGTTAGCTTAGTGCTAAAGCTAAGCTAACCCTAAGCCAAAGCTAGTGTATTTATAATATCGTTTGATAATTATTGGCGTTTTTTGTGGAGAAACGAGTTAGGACTAACACATTTATGCATCAGTGTTAGATTAGGTGTATGGCCTGCGGCCACTACACTATGAACAAGGAGCTTCACTCGTTGTAAAGAAAGTATCGTGAAGTTTATCTATATAGCTCCAGCATGGCATTTACTCGCCAACACGCAGCATTCTTTCGAAATAAAAAAGTCCCTGTAGCTCAGCCGACCCATCCATGGGTCGGATGGTCGGCTCGCAAACTACCATGATGAATCTTTCCTGTAGTTTCTCAACTTGCAGGTTTTAAAGATTGAGTAAAATAAGGTTATTTTAAAACACTGACTTGGTTTTGCCCCAAGGTTTGTTTGGAATGTGGCCTACGGCCACTATGAACATGAAACTTCGCTCATAGTAAAGAATGTATCGTGAAGTTTATCTATGTAGGTTCAGCATGATATTAACTCACCGACACGCGCAAGTACGTCCTTGTAGCTCAACCGACCCATCCCTGGGTCGGATGGTCGGCTCGCAAATCACCATGATGAACCTTTCGAGTATTGACTTAATCGGCAAGTTTAAAAGAGTGAGTACATAAGATTATTTCAAAAACACTAACTCACTTTTGCCCCTTTATGAGTTAGTGCTGTTGATCAATCTAAAATATTTATTTCGGTTTGCCACATATTTTCTAATTTCACATGATCTGCAAGAATGAATCTAAAACCGTGGCCAGTATTAATTAGCCACTACATATCGGCCTCTTAATTTATTGACCATACTGTCTCAAAATTAAGTGTCCGATGGATTAGACCAGAACAGAGTGTTGTGGTTGAATTAGCCGGACACTTCAATAAAGGAATATAATAATGCCATTATTGAGGTGAATATGACTAAACGAATAAATAAACAATATCCAGATGATTTTAAACAAGAAGCTGTCGCTTTGGTTCTTGAACAAAATTACACGATAGTCCAAGCAGCAGCGTCTTTAGGTATTACAGATAAAATTCTTTATAACTGGGTGGCTAAACAAAAAAAGCTAACTCAAGGCGATGCATTATCTGTAGATGAACGCACTGAGCTCATGTTATTGCGTAAAGAGAATAAACGCTTATTGATGGAGCGCGAAATACTAAAAAAGGCCAGCGCCTTCTTTGCGAAAGAAATGAAGTAAGGTATTCATTTATCAATAATCTTGAGTCGAAATTTCCTATTTCGATGGCGTGTAAAGTGATGCAAGTCAGTTCGTCAGCGTATTACGTTTGGCTTAAAAGGCCTGGTGAGCTTATCACTGCTGACACTCTAGAATTATTTCGTCGAGCTAAAGC encodes the following:
- a CDS encoding PepSY-associated TM helix domain-containing protein translates to MKIRSDILRTYQSIHTWTGITTGLVLFIAFYAGSLTLFKPQITQWATPSSAYLNHTPAIELDNLITQAMEEFPEVSEGFIVNLEQDASSLSWYEKGGGRGLRLDDELKHAAFDQNNNLVTQVSDQNKLGALIDKLHRTAGIPGTLGHEDIGVLILGVAAGLYFIALISGVIILLPTLVKYLLALRTHKGNKRFWLDSHNVVGVLSLPFHIIIAWTAFVFAFHDPFYGGLTVVYGDKPLFAQQEKSEITYPISELHSIETYINKANAIAPEHQVSRLEFSKLSSTSPTLAIQLASSGRIQRGAYSDVLYLHPYTLEQGYTSISQPEDGLFGPMVNSFVSLHFGNYAGNYGRWMYFALGLMGAFLFYSGNLLWLEKRRQKQAIQSRSIRIMSSLTIGICVGSMLGVAITMLASKWLYLLSLPINNYYLSCYYSLFFIALGYSFYRGAALAAIHLLYVLAAACLLIPLTSILFSTLSTATLAFDGNTAIVDVIAFIFAIVFFSAAKKAKYRAYHGEPDSIWAITTTTSNNAIAPVPQSAN
- a CDS encoding DUF2070 family protein, giving the protein MTRLTVENRIQPHWWSKTIIAIVLGLLLSYGIIAIFAWFGPGGIDAPMKVQLNMWLISLIWLPILALIYLFKSARSAFFNMLFINLIVYFILASLWWLQ
- a CDS encoding penicillin-binding protein; this encodes MSEKMNPSALNALKIAFTYMPKSIEVTKYEYGDDYQKILDHIETVRETLLINDVDPEEVYGDINPESTPNSSY